In one window of Ovis aries strain OAR_USU_Benz2616 breed Rambouillet chromosome 3, ARS-UI_Ramb_v3.0, whole genome shotgun sequence DNA:
- the LOC101104465 gene encoding olfactory receptor 6C2-like translates to MRNHTAITTFILLGLTDDPKLQVLLFVFLFLTYMLSVAGNLTIITLTLLDSHLKTPMYYFLRNFSFLEVSFTTVCIPRFLYSMATGDNTVTYNACATQLFFIVLFAATEFFLLAAMSYDRYMAICKPLHYTTIMNNRVCTALVLCCWLAGLLIILPPLGIGLQLEFCDSNVIDHFGCDTSPILQITCSDTVLIERIALSFAVLTLIFTLLCVVLSYTYIIKTILRFPSAQQRQKAFSTCSSHIIVVSITYGSCIFIYIKPSAKEGVAINKVVSVLTTSVAPLLNPFIYTLRNKQVKEAFKDTVKQVVFLTKK, encoded by the coding sequence atgagaAATCATACAGCAATAACAACATTCATCCTCCTGGGACTGACAGATGACCCAAAACTACAAGTTctgctttttgtatttttgtttctcaCCTACATGTTGAGTGTGGCTGGGAACCTCACCATCATCACCCTCACACTTTTGGATTCCCATCTTAAAACGCCCATGTATTATTTCCTCcgaaatttctctttcttagaaGTCTCATTCACCACGGTCTGTATTCCCAGATTCTTGTATTCTATGGCAACTGGAGATAATACTGTTACCTACAATGCTTGTGCCacccaattattttttattgtcctCTTTGCAGCAACTGAATTTTTTCTCCTTGCAGCCATGTCTTATGACCGCTACATGGCCATTTGTAAACCCCTGCACTACACCACTATCATGAACAACAGAGTCTGCACTGCCCTCGTTCTCTGCTGTTGGTTGGCTGGCCTGTTGATCATCCTTCCACCTCTTGGCATAGGCCTCCAGCTGGAATTCTGTGACTCGAATGTGATTGATCATTTTGGCTGTGATACatctcctattttacagataactTGCTCAGACACAGTGTTAATAGAGAGAATTGCTTTGAGTTTTGCTGTGCTGACACTCATTTTTACCTTACTGTGTGTGGTCCTCTCCTATACATACATCATCAAGACCATTCTAAGATTCCCTTCTGCCCAACAAAGGCAAAAGGCTTTTTCCACCTGTTCTTCCCACATTATTGTGGTTTCCATCACCTATGGCAGCTGCATCTTCATCTACATCAAGCCTTCAGCAAAGGAAGGAGTGGCCATCAACAAAGTGGTGTCTGTGCTCACAACTTCAGTTGCCCCTTTGcttaatccattcatctacaCACTTAGAAACAAACAAGTGAAAGAGGCCTTTAAAGACACAGTAAAACAAGTTGTATTTCTCACAAAGAAGTAA